A single genomic interval of Anopheles marshallii chromosome 2, idAnoMarsDA_429_01, whole genome shotgun sequence harbors:
- the LOC128709300 gene encoding mpv17-like protein → MTMMNRLRRLHPLARGILTYSVLWPTANLVQQSLEGRRFGSFDYGQCVRYGIYGALYVAPTIYGWVKISTIMWPNMNLKTAFFKAIVEQVTYGPFAGVSFLYIMSLAEGATPEGAMQELKSKFPQTYKIGLTFWPFIQTFNFAFIPERNRVPFVAACSFIWTVFLASIKRKEISITKDA, encoded by the exons atGACAATGATGAACCGTCTAAGACGACTCCATCCACTGGCACGCGGAATATTGACTTATTCTGTGTTATGGCCTACGGCTAATCTGGTACAACAAAGCTTAGAAGGACGGCGATTCG GGTCGTTTGACTATGGTCAATGCGTACGATACGGGATCTACGGTGCACTGTACGTCGCACCGACTATCTACGGATGGGTTAAAATTTCTACTATTATGTGGCCTAATATGAATTTGAAAACAGCCTTCTTCAAAGCCATTGTCGAACAAGTTACATACGGTCCGTTTGCTGGCGTAagttttttgtatattatGTCTCTGGCTGAAGGAGCGACACCTGAAGGTGCAATGCAAGAGTTAAAATCAAAGTTCCCTCAGACTTATAAGATTGGGTTGACCTTCTGGCCttttattcaaacattcaattttGCTTTTATTCCTGAACGAAACCGGGTACCATTTGTTGCTGCATGCAGCTTTATTTGGACAGTATTTTTAGCTtcaattaaaagaaaagaaattagCATAACAAAGGACGCCTGA